One region of Mugil cephalus isolate CIBA_MC_2020 chromosome 17, CIBA_Mcephalus_1.1, whole genome shotgun sequence genomic DNA includes:
- the LOC125023527 gene encoding fibroblast growth factor receptor-like 1, protein MNLSLDGMDVLKIVLLIFEAVLLTDCVRGPPRVCEKVAHRQMARLGSAIKLPCPVEGDPPPLIMWTKDGHNIHSGWIRFRILRMGLKIKEVEADDAGTYICKATNGFGSVNINYTLIVIDDSAKTGPREEPKTGVRPRFTQPAKMRKRVIARPVGSSVRLKCTASGSPRPDIVWLKDDRLLTGEEVGEGRQKKWTLSLRNLMPEHSGRYTCRVSNPAGEINATYKVEVIQRTNSKPILTGTHPVNTTVDYGGTTSFQCKVRSDVKPVIQWLKRVEYNEESRYNSTIEVGDHRFVVLPMGEVWSRPDGSYLNKLLITRAKEEDAGMYICLGANTMGYSFRSAFLTVLPDTKPPITPVFSPASSSLPWPVIIGIPAGIVFIFGTVLLWFCQSRKHCPPPPSAPAAQVLQGSHRPSYRERDRGYVAPSSSSSTPDKDCMSSMNYEEYLAQQQLLLSQGGPTIPPKIYPKIYTDIHTHTHSHVDGKVHQHQHIHFQC, encoded by the exons ATCGTGCTGCTCATCTTTGAGGCCGTTTTACTGACCGACTGCGTAAGAG gACCTCCGCGAGTCTGCGAGAAAGTCGCTCACAGGCAGATGGCCCGGCTGGGCAGCGCCATCAAGCTGCCGTGTCCGGTGGAGGGAGATCCTCCGCCCCTCATAATGTGGACCAAAGACGGCCACAACATCCACAGCGGCTGGATTCGCTTCCGTATTCTCCGCATGGGCCTGAAGATTAAAGAGGTGGAGGCGGACGACGCGGGGACCTACATCTGCAAGGCGACTAACGGCTTCGGCAGCGTGAACATCAACTACACCCTCATTGTCATCG ATGACTCCGCCAAAACTGGACCCAGGGAAGAGCCCAAAACAGGCG TGCGTCCCCGCTTCACGCAGCCCGCCAAGATGAGGAAAAGGGTGATAGCTCGTCCCGTGGGCAGTTCAGTGCGTCTCAAATGCACGGCGAGTGGAAGCCCTCGGCCGGACATCGTGTGGCTGAAGGACGACAGGCTGCTGACGGGGGAGGAGGTCGGTGAGGGTCGTCAGAAGAAGTGGACCCTGAGTCTGAGGAACCTCATGCCGGAGCACAGCGGCAGATACACCTGCAGGGTCTCCAATCCGGCGGGAGAAATCAACGCCACGTACAAAGTTGAGGTCATAC AGAGGACGAACTCCAAACCCATTCTGACGGGCACTCACCCGGTCAACACGACGGTGGACTACGGAGGCACCACGTCCTTCCAGTGCAAAGTGAGGAGCGACGTGAAGCCGGTCATCCAGTGGCTCAAGCGCGTGGAGTACAACGAGGAAAGCCGCTACAACTCCACCATCGAGGTGGGGGACCACAGATTCGTGGTGCTGCCCATGGGGGAGGTGTGGTCGCGGCCCGACGGCTCCTACCTCAACAAGCTGCTCATTACCCGCGCCAAGGAGGAGGACGCTGGCATGTACATCTGCTTAGGCGCCAACACGATGGGCTACAGTTTCCGCAGTGCTTTCCTAACTGTGCTGCCAG ACACAAAGCCTCCCATCACACCTGTGTTCTCGCCAGCCTCCAGCTCCCTCCCCTGGCCCGTCATCATCGGCATCCCCGCCGGGATAGTGTTCATCTTTGGCACGGTGCTGCTGTGGTTCTGCCAgagcaggaaacactgtcctcctccccccagcGCCCCGGCCGCGCAGGTACTCCAGGGCTCCCACCGGCCGTCGTACCGAGAGCGGGACAGGGGCTACGTGGCCCCGtcgtccagctcctccaccccGGACAAAGACTGCATGAGCTCCATGAACTACGAGGAGTACCTggcccagcagcagctcctcctcagccagGGAGGACCCACGATCCCCCCTAAAATCTACCCCAAAATCTACACTGACATCCACACGCACACTCACTCCCACGTGGACGGGAAAGTACATCAGCAtcaacacattcattttcagtgttaG
- the tacc3 gene encoding transforming acidic coiled-coil-containing protein 3 has protein sequence MSSVDVNDENCGVTPGGKHNSSSNDIFALDQPTGRPSILRQTENLPSKTVAKGAKVCFQTPRRDPVTKRILSPSKSVKMTSVDECTKAMEFLNLDKSNTLLQETTELPKQDPSSYPDDNMPIQSKGGYLVDFDNLEDVNPFQSSNKMVLSPPRPAVETLAIDHVEPRPQTPENISEEPTKIESALDETLPFIPSVENSLADISANVSSTESSVVTVVKFPAVEEQDSCTATPDEKQPANRSMSAEQDNPSGSFVEDAPLPAKGSYSFDFDNLDSINPFQTGGSKIQNSPVIGRKASQEAAPAEENKPPSVADVPEAAQELPVQPEVKPVATVAPISASAALPAAADSPPDDLPVKEGPVKLEFSFGDGTEVKKKPPPKKLGKRPPGLKPKAASDVKPPKEAAVKPDAIDVADVPVPKSSYSFDFDKFDDPNFNPFGTKSGMSNSPACSKKSSPVLAETAVPEQTDKPAEKEAISPASAEESLPASNPEVLADQGVASDHDKGPQPGAEVQSLPEFPEPSQPDQKSQLLDFNEEFVPGTTFMANDFDGQIDYLEQFGCSSFKESALRKQSLYLKFDPLLRESPKKLAGPGAQVHAAPLPAFASRLETPQVAEKEPTGGAQKDAFRLFDDAPAPAPVLKSLVPPFPQQANAEDAIIEMLKYSQKDMDAAIARVQEETKEKEEQWSAKYKKLTDDGQEMRKIIAEYELVIAKMMADQEKEREVAQAKLSEALQEKEQVSNDLNTIERSFSELFKRLEKYKEVIEGYKKNEETLKTCAQDYLARIKKEEQRYLTLKAHAEEKIGQANSEIAEVRSKNKSEISALHAQLRREQLKVQSLEKSLDQKEKEAEELTKLCDELITKVQKG, from the exons atGAGTTCGGTTGACGTGAATGACGAGAATTGTGGGGTCACCCCTGGAGGAAAGCACAACAGCTCAAGTAACGATATATTTGCCCTGGATCAGCCGACTGGGAGGCCCTCCATCCTGCGTCAGACGGAGAATCTGCCCAGCAAGACTGTAGCAAAGGGGGCGAAG GTTTGTTTTCAAACTCCAAGAAGAGATCCTGTGACCAAGAGAATTTTATCTCCCAGCAAGTCTGTCAAGATGACATCTGTGGACGAGTGTACAAAAGCAATGGAGTTCCTGAATTTGGATAAATCaaa TACTTTGCTGCAGGAAACCACTGAGCTGCCCAAACAAG ATCCGTCATCTTATCCCGATGACAACATGCCAATACAAAGCAAGGGAGGCTACCTGGTGGATTTCGACAACCTTGAGGATGTCAATCCATTTCAGAGCTCTAACAAGATGGTTCTTTCTCCTCCAAGGCCAGCTGTAGAAACCCTCGCTATAGATCATGTTGAGCCTCGACCCCAGACACCAGAGAATATCTCGGAGGAGCCGACCAAAATAGAATCGGCGCTCGACGAGACGCTTCCGTTCATCCCATCTGTTGAGAACTCGCTGGCTGACATCTCCGCTAACGTCAGCTCCACAGAGAGCAGTGTGGTCACAGTGGTGAAGTTCCCCGCTGTTGAGGAACAAGATTCGTGCACCGCTACCCCCGATGAAAAACAGCCAGCAAACAGGTCCATGAGCGCTGAGCAAGACAACCCATCGGGCAGTTTTGTGGAGGACGCTCCACTGCCGGCGAAAGGTTCTTACAGCTTTGATTTCGACAACCTTGACTCAATCAATCCTTTCCAGACCGGAGGCTCCAAAATTCAGAATTCCCCCGTCATTGGTAGAAAGGCGTCACAGGAGGCTGCGCCCGCCGAGGAAAACAAGCCCCCGAGTGTCGCTGACGTACCCGAGGCGGCCCAAGAGCTGCCTGTTCAGCCTGAAGTGAAGCCCGTGGCTACAGTGGCCCCAATATCTGCCAGCGCAGCCCTGCCTGCAGCTGCTGATTCCCCGCCAGATGATCTCCCAGTCAAAGAAGGCCCAGTCAAACTTGAGTTCAGTTTCGGTGATGGCACTGAGGTCAAGAAGAAACCTCCACCTAAGAAATTGGGCAAAAGGCCACCTGGTCTGAAGCCTAAGGCGGCGTCTGATGTCAAGCCACCAAAAGAAGCTGCAGTGAAGCCAGATGCTATTGATGTAGCTGATGTTCCAGTTCCCAAAAGCTCTTACTCATTTGACTTTGACAAGTTTGACGATCCAAACTTCAATCCTTTTGGCACAAAATCCGGCATGAGCAACTCTCCAGCGTGCAGCAAGAAGTCCAGCCCTGTGCTCGCAGAAACGGCCGTTCCAGAGCAAACCGACAAGCCTGCTGAAAAGGAAGCGATATCACCAGCAAG CGCTGAAGAGAGTTTGCCAGCCAGCAACCCTGAAGTG CTGGCTGATCAGGGCGTTGCCTCTGACCATGATAAGGGACCTCAACCTGGAGCTGAAGTGCAGAGTCTTCCAGAGTTCCCCGAACCATCTCAGCCCGACCAGAAGTCCCAGCTGCTGGACTTCAATGAGGAGTTTGTTCCTGGAACTACGT TCATGGCCAATGACTTCGATGGACAGATTGACTACCTTGAGCAGTTTGGGTGCAGCAGT ttcAAGGAGTCTGCGCTGAGGAAACAATCTTTGTACCTAAAATTTGACCCCCTCCTGAGAGAGAGCCCCAAAAAGTTAGCGGGCCCCGGAGCACAGGTCCACGCCGCTCCCCTCCCTGCCTTCGCTTCCCG ACTTGAAACTCCACAGGTGGCTGAGAAAGAGCCAACAGGTGGAGCACAAAAAGATGCTTTCAGGCTGTTTGATGATGCTCCCGCACCA GCCCCAGTGCTGAAGAGCCTCGTCCCTCCTTTTCCCCAGCAAGCAAACGCAGAGGATGCCATCATTGAAATGCTGAAGTACAGTCAGAAAGACATGGACGCAGCCATTGCCAGAGTGCAGGAGGAG acaaaagaaaaagaagagcaatGGAGTGCAAAGTATAAAAAGCTGACTGATGATGGTCAAGAAATGAG GAAAATAATTGCAGAATATGAGCTTGTGATTGCAAAAATGATGG CCGaccaggagaaggagagggaggtggCCCAGGCGAAGCTCTCCGAGGCTCTGCAGGAGAAGGAGCAAGTGTCCAACGACCTGAACACCATAGAGAGATCCTTCTCTGAGCTCTTCAAGAGACTGGAGAAGTACAAGGAAGTTATTGAGGGCTACAAAAAG AATGAAGAGACACTGAAGACGTGTGCCCAGGACTACCTGGCAAGGATCAAGAAAGAGGAGCAGCGCTACCTGACTCTCAAAGCTCATGCCGAGGAGAAAATTGGCCA GGCAAATTCAGAAATTGCTGAGGTGCGATCGAAGAACAAGTCTGAGATATCGGCACTTCACGCCCAGCTGCGCAGGGAGCAGCTGAAGGTGCAGTCGCTGGAGAAGAGCCTGGACCAGAAG GAGAAGGAGGCCGAGGAGCTCACCAAACTTTGCGACGAACTCATAACAAAAGTCCAGAAGGGCTGA